A genomic segment from Pelobates fuscus isolate aPelFus1 chromosome 7, aPelFus1.pri, whole genome shotgun sequence encodes:
- the LOC134568521 gene encoding uncharacterized protein LOC134568521, whose protein sequence is MGILLLLSLLVGALPPGVPLESLSTPTPELFTENPLVTGVTDRSAQRVKAEVENWAWSSSQPESTNASPVRSVNESEGVTEQSISVADTLTTGSMATEPDNPAVSTGAPEEVITGLVKTTSNPTQTFPNQNNMEREVTSSFNSQPTSTATPTTTPTATTRAEETAETVKSHTEMPLTTPEPPTEQSQSSSDTSTVITQGTVTTATQMAAITTNVFITSRATTASPTSPATQGTRAAHTTRSEVEEHPSVLNVGDDDRDLPGFYSKSNSNPLFVMIVSVFTIMVVMVVVIVGFHRYRRRNSRTEFRRLQDLPMDDMMEDTPLSLYSY, encoded by the exons GAGTACCTCTGGAATCTCTGAGCACCCCAACCCCGGAGCTGTTTACTGAGAACCCCCTGGTTACTGGTGTTACGGACCGCTCTGCACAAAGAGTAAAGGCAGAGGTGGAGAACTGGGCCTGGAGTTCCAGCCAACCAGAAAGCACGAATGCCAGTCCGGTACGATCTGTGAATGAAAGTGAAGGAGTAACAGAACAAAGCATATCGGTAGCCGATACATTGACTACAGGCAGTATGGCAACGGAACCCGACAATCCTGCAGTGAGTACCGGAGCTCCTGAGGAGGTTATCACCGGGCTTGTGAAGACCACATCCAATCCCACTCAGACATTCCCCAATCAAAACAACATGGAAAGGGAGGTAACCAGTTCTTTCAACTCCCAGCCCACATCCACAGCGACACCGACCACCACTCCAACAGCCACCACCAGAGCCGAGGAGACAGCAG AGACCGTGAAAAGCCACACTGAGATGCCTCTCACCACTCCCGAGCCACCAACAGAACAATCACAGTCTAGCAGTGACACATCCACAGTTATCACGCAGGGTACAGTGACGACAGCCACACAAATGGCCGCCATCACCACGAACGTGTTCATAACCTCCAGGGCAACCACAGCAAGTCCCACCAGTCCTGCCACCCAGGGCACCAGGGCTGCCCACACAACACGATCAGAGGTTGAGGAGCATCCGTCTGTACTGAATGTGGGAGATGATGATAGAG ATCTGCCAGGTTTCTACTCCAAAAGTAATTCCAACCCGCTCTTTGTGATGATCGTGTCTGTATTTACCATAATGGTCGTCATGGTTGTTGTCATTGTGGGGTTTCACCGTTACCGGCGGAGGAACAGCCGAACCGAATTTAGAAGACTACAAGACCTCCCGATG GATGATATGATGGAGGATACACCGCTGTCTCTGTACAGTTACTAA